From Candidatus Pedobacter colombiensis, one genomic window encodes:
- a CDS encoding O-antigen ligase family protein, with amino-acid sequence MNSRSILFLILFFGFIVRIITRQFGLDLPVDIIILVLPVLGLILAAFKPTMQDWEGLRSDLFYIVLAWLIICILEVVNPAGASIDGWLREIVPVALIPFLVVTLSLLVLKNNKDLDKFLFITVGLSTLAGLYGIKQLYFGLSAGDQRFLDNGGAVTHMLWGRLRVFSFYSEAAQFGASQAHFGLLALILALGPFSKKVKIFLWIASGLMFYGMLISGTRGAFFALIMGAFFAILLSKKFKVLIIGGILAICFICFLKFTYIGNGNYNIYRFRSALNPNDPSLNVRINSQRILSEYMSSRPLGGGLGVLGYYGMKYNSDKFLSTVQPDSYWVKIWAMMGIVGFVIWFGMMMYILGKCCGIVWEIEDEALRVKAIAITSGIAGILFCSYGNEVINTIPSSIVIYMSWVLIYKMPKLDRQIKDNKLITA; translated from the coding sequence ATGAACTCTAGATCGATATTATTTTTGATACTTTTTTTTGGCTTTATTGTAAGGATAATTACCAGACAATTTGGCTTAGATTTACCTGTAGATATCATAATTTTGGTGCTGCCGGTTTTAGGGCTAATTCTTGCTGCTTTTAAACCTACAATGCAAGATTGGGAAGGGCTTAGAAGTGACTTGTTTTATATAGTTCTAGCTTGGCTGATTATTTGTATTTTAGAAGTAGTTAACCCTGCAGGAGCAAGTATAGATGGTTGGTTGAGAGAAATAGTGCCGGTGGCTTTGATCCCATTTTTAGTAGTTACACTTTCTCTCCTGGTTTTAAAAAATAATAAAGATCTTGACAAGTTTCTTTTCATTACAGTGGGTTTATCTACTCTCGCGGGACTATATGGAATAAAACAATTGTATTTTGGACTTTCAGCTGGTGATCAAAGGTTTTTGGATAATGGTGGAGCTGTTACCCATATGCTTTGGGGTCGTTTACGAGTGTTTTCATTTTATTCTGAAGCTGCCCAATTTGGTGCTTCTCAGGCTCATTTTGGATTATTAGCATTAATTCTAGCTTTAGGTCCATTCAGTAAAAAAGTGAAAATATTCTTATGGATAGCATCAGGATTAATGTTTTATGGTATGCTCATATCTGGAACTAGGGGAGCATTCTTTGCGCTTATTATGGGAGCTTTTTTTGCAATATTATTGAGTAAAAAATTTAAAGTTCTGATTATTGGAGGTATTTTAGCAATATGCTTTATCTGTTTTCTTAAATTTACTTATATAGGAAATGGTAATTATAATATTTATAGATTTAGATCGGCCTTAAACCCTAATGATCCGTCTCTTAATGTCAGAATTAATTCCCAAAGAATTTTAAGTGAGTATATGAGCTCACGACCTCTTGGTGGAGGCTTAGGGGTACTTGGTTATTATGGCATGAAATATAATTCTGATAAATTTCTTTCAACTGTACAACCAGATAGTTATTGGGTGAAGATTTGGGCTATGATGGGAATTGTTGGTTTTGTAATTTGGTTTGGGATGATGATGTATATACTTGGTAAATGTTGTGGTATAGTTTGGGAAATTGAAGATGAGGCACTAAGAGTTAAAGCAATTGCCATAACTTCGGGAATTGCAGGGATTTTATTCTGTAGCTATGGAAATGAAGTTATAAATACTATACCATCTTCAATTGTTATCTATATGTCTTGGGTTCTGATATACAAGATGCCAAAGCTAGATCGTCAAATTAAAGATAATAAATTAATCACTGCTTAA